The following are from one region of the Quercus robur chromosome 1, dhQueRobu3.1, whole genome shotgun sequence genome:
- the LOC126724430 gene encoding uncharacterized protein LOC126724430, whose amino-acid sequence MGRLSKPMMGFMLLCCLAVLTEAEYIKYKDPKQPLGARIKDLMKRMTLEEKIGQMVQIERTVATPDVMKQYFIGSVLSGGGSVPAPKASAETWINAVNEIQKGSLSTRLGIPMIYGIDAVHGHNNVYNATIFPHNVGLGVTRDPQLVKKIGEATALEVRATGIPYVFAPCIAVCRDPRWGRCYESYSEDPKIVQAMTEIIPGLQGELPAKSRKGIPFVAGKQKVAACAKHFVGDGGTTKGIDENNTEISLNGLLSIHMPAYYNSISKGVATVMVSYSSWNGKRMHANGDLVTGFLKNKLKFKGFVISDWQGIDRITSPPHLNYSYSVEAGVGAGIDMIMIPYNFTEFIDDLTYQVKNNIIPMSRIDDAVKRILRVKFVMGIFENPLADFSLVNQLGSKEHRELAREAVRKSLVLLKNGKSADKPSLPLPKKTAKILVAGSHADNLGNQCGGWTITWQGLGGNDLTIGTTILNAVKNTVDPTTQVVYNENPDAEFVKSNKFSFAIVVVGEPTYAEMYGDSFNLSIPEPGPSTINNVCGAVKCVVVVISGRPVVIQPYLAKLDALVAAWLPGTEGQGVADLLFGDFGFSGKLARTWFKTVDQLPMNIGDPHYDPLFPFGFGLTTKPTKN is encoded by the exons ATGGGGAGACTTTCAAAACCCATGATGGGTTTCATGCTATTATGCTGTTTAGCAGTGCTcactgaagcagaatacataAAATACAAGGACCCAAAACAGCCATTGGGTGCAAGAATCAAAGACCTCATGAAGCGAATGACCCTTGAAGAAAAGATCGGCCAAATGGTGCAGATCGAGCGCACTGTTGCCACCCCAGATGTCATGAAGCAATACTTCATTG GGAGTGTGTTGAGTGGTGGAGGGAGTGTACCGGCTCCAAAGGCCTCAGCTGAGACTTGGATCAATGCAGTGAATGAGATCCAAAAGGGATCTCTATCGACCCGTCTCGGGATTCCTATGATTTATGGGATTGATGCAGTTCATGGCCACAACAACGTGTACAATGCCACTATTTTCCCTCACAATGTTGGGCTTGGTGTCACCAG gGATCCTCAACTTGTCAAGAAGATTGGAGAGGCAACAGCTCTTGAAGTTAGAGCAACAGGAATTCCATACGTTTTTGCTCCGTGCATTGCG GTTTGCAGGGACCCACGATGGGGTCGGTGCTATGAAAGTTATAGTGAGGACCCTAAGATTGTTCAAGCAATGACTGAGATTATACCTGGCTTGCAAGGAGAACTCCCTGCCAAATCTCGAAAGGGCATTCCCTTTGTTGCTGGAAA ACAAAAGGTTGCAGCCTGTGCTAAGCACTTTGTGGGAGATGGTGGCACAACCAAGGGCATTGATGAGAATAACACTGAAATCAGTTTAAATGGATTGCTCAGCATCCACATGCCGGCTTACTATAACTCTATTAGCAAGGGTGTTGCAACAGTTATGGTATCTTACTCAAGCTGGAATGGGAAGAGGATGCATGCTAATGGTGATCTTGTTACTGGTTTCCTCAAGAACAAGCTAAAGTTCAAG GGTTTTGTCATATCAGATTGGCAGGGTATTGACAGGATTACCTCCCCTCCTCATCTTAACTATTCATACTCTGTTGAAGCTGGAGTTGGTGCTGGAATTGACATG ATCATGATTCCGTACAACTTTACAGAGTTCATTGATGATCTAACCTATCAGGTGAAGAACAATATTATCCCAATGAGTAGAATAGATGATGCTGTGAAGAGAATCTTGAGGGTTAAATTTGTCATGGGTATCTTTGAGAATCCTCTAGCTGATTTCAGCCTGGTCAACCAACTTGGTAGTAAG GAACATAGAGAATTGGCAAGGGAGGCTGTGAGAAAATCACTTGTACTACTAAAGAATGGAAAATCTGCTGACAAGCCCTCGCTTCCCCTTCCCAAGAAAACAGCAAAGATACTAGTTGCAGGTAGTCATGCCGACAACTTAGGCAATCAATGCGGAGGCTGGACAATAACATGGCAGGGTCTTGGCGGCAATGATCTCACAATTG GTACTACAATCCTGAATGCTGTGAAAAATACAGTTGATCCTACCACCCAGGTTGTCTACAATGAGAATCCTGATGCAGAGTTTGTCAAGTCCAACAAATTCTCCTTCGCCATTGTTGTTGTGGGCGAGCCTACGTATGCAGAAATGTATGGTGATAGCTTCAATCTATCCATACCAGAACCTGGCCCAAGCACTATCAACAATGTTTGCGGTGCTGTCAAAtgtgttgttgttgtcattTCTGGCCGTCCTGTTGTGATCCAGCCTTACCTCGCAAAATTAGATGCTCTTGTGGCTGCTTGGCTTCCAGGAACTGAAGGCCAAGGCGTTGCTGACCTATTGTTTGGTGACTTTGGATTCTCAGGCAAGCTTGCTCGTACATGGTTCAAGACAGTCGACCAGCTCCCAATGAATATTGGTGATCCCCATTATGACCCTCTATTTCCATTTGGGTTTGGCTTGACAACTAAACCTACCAAGAACTAG
- the LOC126724455 gene encoding structural maintenance of chromosomes protein 3, translating into MYIKQVIIEGFKSYREQVATEPFSPKVNCVVGANGSGKTNFFHAIRFVLSDLFQNLRSEDRHALLHEGAGHQVLSAFVEIVFDNSDNRIPVDKEEVRLRRTIGLKKDEYFLDGKHITKTEVMNLLESAGFSRSNPYYVVQQGKIASLTLMKDAERLDLLKEIGGTRVYEERRRESLKIMQETGNKRKQIIQVVQYLDERLKELDEEKEELKKYQQLDKLRKSLEYTIYDKEVHDARQKLAEVEEARNKYSETSTKMYNSVLDAHEKAKDLEETLKDLTKEVQGLVKEKEALENRRTEAITKHTELELDVKDLQEKIYGNNRAKEDATRQLEILQKEIQDSMDELDKIHPFYENQVIKEKEITKGIMEREKQLSILYQKQGRATQFSSKANRDKWLQREIDDLQKVLSSNLVQEEKLQEEIRRLNAELTEWDAYIESRRTEIATLESHISQSREGFSHHKTERDKLQNERKYLWSKESALSSDINKLRIEVEKAEKSLDHATPGDVRRGLKSVKSICKEYNIRGVFGPVIELLDCDEKFFTAVEVTAGNSLFHVVVQNDEISTRIIKQLNSSMGGRVTFIPLNRVRAPHVSYPQSSDVVPLLKRLKFSPDYHAAFAQVFARTVICRDLDVATRVARNDGLDCITLEGDQVSKKGGMTGGFYDYRRSKLKFMNIVVQNTKSINMKEKELEEVRNMLQEIDQKITELVSEQQKIDAKRTHDKSELEQLKQDITNANKQKQLISKALEKKEKSLADVRTQIDQLRASMTMKRAEMGTDLIDHLTPEEKELLSRLNPEIADLKEKLIACKTDRIETETRKAELETNLTTNLKRRKQELEVIILSAETETLPGEAELKRQELSDAKLLVVDVTEQLKRVSDRMDDLTKQLRMQKDEKNKLKSLEDEYERTLQDEAKELEQLLSKRNMLLAKQEEYSKKIRELGPLSSDAFETYKRRSIKELHKMLQRCNEQLQQFSHVNKKALDQYVNFTEQREELQKRQAELDAGDEKIRELISVLDQRKDESIERTFKGVARHFREVFSELVQGGHGHLVMMKKKDGDQGDDDLDDDGPREADLEGRVEKYIGVKVKVSFTGQGETQSMKQLSGGQKTVVALTLIFAIQRCDPAPFYLFDEIDAALDPQYRTAVGNMIRRLADMANTQFITTTFRPELVKVADKIYGVTHKNRVSRVNVVSKEDALEFIEQDQSHN; encoded by the exons ATGTATATCAAGCAG GTTATAATCGAGGGGTTTAAGAGCTACAGAGAACAAGTCGCTACTGAGCCTTTCAGTCCGAAAGTTAACTGTGTTG TTGGTGCCAATGGATCtggaaaaacaaacttttttcaTG CGATTCGATTTGTATTAAGTGATCTCTTCCAGAACCTGCGCAGTGAAGATAGGCATGCACTGCTCCAT GAAGGTGCTGGACACCAAGTATTATCTGCTTTTGTGGAGATTGTGTTTGACAATTCTGACAATCGTATTCCG GTTGATAAGGAGGAAGTGCGCTTGCGTCGAACAATTGGTTTGAAAAAAGATGAGTATTTCTTAGATGGAAAGCACATCAC TAAAACAGAAGTTATGAATTTATTGGAAAGTGCTGGGTTCTCTCGCTCAAATCCTTATTATGTTGTGCAGCAAGGAAAA ATAGCATCATTGACATTGATGAAAGATGCTGAGCGACTGGATTTACTGAAAGAAATTGGTGGCACTCGAGTTTATGAGGAGAGAAGACGTGAAAGTTTGAAAATTATGCAAGAAACGG GAaataaaagaaagcaaataaTTCAAGTTGTTCAGTACTTGGATGAGAGATTAAAGGAACTGgatgaagagaaagaggaaCTTAAAAAATATCAGCAGCTTGACAAGCTGCGAAAATCTCTAGAATATACTATTTATGACAAGGAAGTTCATGATGCTCGGCAGAAACTGGCAGAG GTTGAAGAGGCACGGAATAAATATTCTGAAACATCAACGAAGATGTATAATAGTGTGCTGGATGCCCATGAAAAGGCCAAGGACTTGGAGGAGACATTgaaagatctcacaaaagaaGTTCAAGGTTTAGTCAAGGAGAAAGAAGCTTTGGAAAACCGACGAACAGAAGCAATAACAAAGCACACAGAACTGGAGCTTGATGTCAAAGACTTACAAGAGAAGATCTATGGAAATAACCGAGCCAAG GAGGATGCTACAAGACAGCTCGAGATTCTACAGAAAGAAATTCAAGACTCAATGGATGAGCTTGACAAAATACATCCTTTTTATGAGAATCAAGTCATAAAGGAAAAGGAGATAACAAAGGG AATAATGGAGCGTGAAAAGCAGCTTAGCATTCTTTATCAGAAACAAGGTCGTGCTACCCAGTTTTCGAGTAAAGCTAATCGTGACAAATGGCTTCAAAGAGAAATTGATGATCTTCaaaaagtgctttcttcaaaTTTGGTGCAG GAGGAAAAACTTCAGGAAGAAATTCGCCGGCTTAATGCTGAGTTGACAGAATGGGATGCCTACATTGAGTCTCGCCGAACTGAAATTGCTACGTTAGAATCCCATATCTCCCAGTCACGTGAAGGGTTCAGTCATCATAAAACTGAGAGAGACAAGCTGCAAAATGAGCGAAA GTACTTATGGAGCAAAGAAAGTGCACTTTCTTCTGATATCAATAAGCTGAGAATAGAAGTTGAGAAGGCAGAAAAGAGCCTTGATCATGCAACTCCTGGA GATGTGAGGAGAGGGCTGAAATCTGTTAAGTCCATCTGCAAAGAGTATAACATTCGTGGGGTGTTTGGTCCGGTCATTGAGTTGCTTGATTGTGATGAAAAGTTTTTTACCGCTGTTGAAGTTACTGCTGGAAACAG CTTATTTCATGTGGTGGTCCAAAATGATGAAATATCAACCAGGATAATTAAACAACTTAATTCATCGATGGGTGGAAGAGTTACTTTTATACCTCTGAACAGGGTGAGGGCTCCCCATGTGTCTTATCCACAGAGTTCTGATGTGGTACCCCTGTTGAAGAGACTAAAGTTTTCTCCCGATTATCATGCAGCATTTGCACAG GTTTTTGCTAGGACAGTGATTTGCAGAGATTTGGATGTGGCCACCAGGGTTGCTCGCAATGATGGTCTGGACTGCATAACTTTGGAAG GTGATCAAGTAAGCAAGAAAGGGGGTATGACCGGTGGCTTTTATGATTACAGGCGCTCGAAATTGAAGTTTATGAATATAGTTGTGCAGAATACAAAATCTATCAACATGAAGGAAAAAGAATTGGAAGAAGTTAGAAATATGCTTCAAGA GATCGACCAGAAGATTACAGAACTTGTTTCTGAGCAGCAGAAAATTGACGCCAAGCGGACTCATGACAAGTCAGAATTAGAACAGCTTAAACAGGACATTACAAATGCTAATAAGCAGAAACAATTGATCTCTAAAGCTCTTGAAAAGAAg GAGAAGTCACTTGCAGATGTACGGACTCAGATTGATCAGCTTAGAGCCAGTATGACAATGAAGCGGGCTGAAATGGGCACGGACCTTATTGATCACTTAACACCAGAGGAAAAAGAGCTTTTATCACGATTGAACCCTGAAATTGCAGATCTTAAAGAGAAGCTTATTGCTTGCAAGACAGACCGTATTGAG ACTGAAACAAGAAAAGCGGAGCTTGAGACCAATCTGACGACTAACCTTAAGAGGCGAAAGCAAGAGTTGGAGGTCATAATATTGTCTGCAGAGACTGAAACTTTGCCTGGTGAAGCTGAATTGAAGAGGCAGGAATTGAGTGATGCTAAATTATTGGTTGTCGATGTCACGGAGCAGCTTAAAA GAGTTTCTGACCGTATGGATGACCTTACAAAGCAACTCAGGATgcaaaaagatgaaaagaataagttaaaG AGTTTGGAGGATGAGTATGAGAGGACACTTCAGGATGAAGCCAAAGAATTAGAACAGCTATTAAGTAAAAGAAATATGCTTCTTGCTAAACAAGAAGAGTACTCAAAGAAAATCAGGGAATTGGGTCCATTGTCATCAGATGCTTTTGAAAC GTATAAACGGAGGAGCATCAAAGAATTGCACAAGATGCTACAGAGGTGCAATGAACAACTTCAACAGTTCAGCCATGTAAACAAAAAAGCACTTGACCAGTACGTAAATTTTACAGAGCAACGAGAAGAACTCCAGAAAAGGCAAGCTGAACTGGATGCAGGTGATGAG aaaattaGAGAACTTATATCTGTTTTAGATCAGCGCAAGGATGAATCAATAGAACGTACTTTTAAAGGTGTTGCTAGGCATTTCCGAGAAGTCTTTTCTGAACTTGTGCAAGGTGGCCATGGCCATCTGGTTATGATGAAGAAAAAG GATGGTGATCAGGGCGATGATGATCTTGATGACGATGGACCTCGTGAAGCAGATTTGGAGGGAAGGGTGGAGAAATACATTGGTGTGAAAGTGAAG GTTTCTTTTACTGGGCAAGGGGAGACACAATCCATGAAGCAGTTGTCTGGGGGTCAGAAAACTGTTGTTGCCCTGACACTTATTTTTGCCATACAGCGATGTGATCCTGCtcccttttatctttttgaTGAGATAGATGCAGCATTGGATCCTCAGTACAGAACTGCTGTTGGAA ATATGATACGTCGCCTGGCAGACATGGCAAATACTCAATTTATAACAACAACGTTTCGGCCAGAGCTTGTGAAAGTTGCTGACAAGATATATGGGGTGACACATAAAAATAGAGTGAGCCGTGTCAATGTTGTCTCCAAGGAAGACGCACTAGAATTTATTGAGCAGGACCAATCTCACAACTAA